In Danaus plexippus chromosome 19, MEX_DaPlex, whole genome shotgun sequence, the following are encoded in one genomic region:
- the LOC116768204 gene encoding odorant receptor 85f-like: MTIHFKIKAFKMKSFENNDLFNFISMQVKILKLFGLWFYIPHKVISLNFMVNVFIRIVLGFLIFVLPTVGQGLHILVLVISRQTEIQDIASEINMLLMEIMISVQLLDLQCRRQHFSKLLEYLNVYEFSYTCCQEENIIKKGIRSSRKLFFGLITLATFDFLLHTVLITGWNGFQNLPVEMNYIVIDVRKEPVFTYVFVYQIVYKYLLIPIYASIQTMRWSFLLCAIAQLEMLIMKLKKFKDYNIEDYQDKFKKIVLHHCSIIRFVKEIENVFGGQLILFFILNACVMCTTLLQFVSNKSVFDVLWVFGFLSILSLMLLIDCYYGTIITEKSDNIFSVIYSNPWITLPQFLKKYIIITNNQRSLVIRAGKLIPVSIQTFAKVMNWSYQGFALFNQMRK, translated from the exons ATGACCATTCACTTTAAAATCAAAGCTTTCAAAATGAAGTCGTTTGAAAATAACGATCTTTTCAATTTCATATCAATGCAAGTGAAAATTCTGAAGCTATTCGGGCTTTGGTTCTACATTCCTCATAAagttatatctttaaattttatggtaAACGTATTCATAAGAATTGTTTTAGGTTTCTTGATTTTCGTATTGCCTACCGTTGGACAAGGATTACATATTCTTGTATTGGTCATATCAAGACAGACTGAAATACAGGATATAGCTAGCGA AATAAACATGCTTTTGATGGAAATTATGATATCTGTGCAATTATTAGATCTGCAATGCCGTCGtcaacatttttctaaattactGGAATATCTTAATGTATATGAGTTTTCCTACACATGTTGTCAggaagaaaatataatcaaaaaaggAATACGGTCGTctcgaaaattattttttggtcTTATTACATTAGCGACATTTGATTTCCTAC ttcaCACTGTTCTAATCACTGGATGGAAtggttttcaaaatttaccCGTAGAAATGAACTACATTGTCATTGATGTTCGTAAGGAACCGGTGTTTACATATGTTTTCGTGTATCAG ATAGTGtacaagtatttattaataccaaTTTACGCTTCGATACAAACAATGCGATGGTCGTTTTTGTTGTGTGCTA ttGCACAATTGGAAATGTTAATTATGaagttgaaaaaatttaaagattataatattgaagattACCAAgacaagtttaaaaaaatcgtacTTCATCATTGCTCTATCATAAG atttgtaaaagaaattgaaaacGTATTTGGAGGACAgcttatactattttttatacttaacgCATGTGTCATGTGTACGACATTACTACAATTTGTATCG aataaaagCGTATTTGATGTCCTATGGGTTTTTggatttttatcaatattgtcGTTGATGCTTTTAATCGACTGTTATTATGGTACAATTATTACAGAAAag AGTGACAACATATTTTCGGTAATATACAGCAATCCTTGGATTACTTTACCACAgttcttgaaaaaatatataataataactaacaaTCAACGGTCTCTGGTAATAAGGGCAGGAAAACTTATTCCTGTCTCGATTCAGACATTTGCAAAG gtAATGAATTGGTCATATCAGGGATTTGCCCTCTTTAATCAAATGAGAAAGTGA